From one Magnetococcales bacterium genomic stretch:
- a CDS encoding cytochrome c family protein: MRLAKKLSVRMVMGLALAMALGSGVAQADEVSVGQKTFKKKCGTCHTIEAGEKDRVGPNLHGVFGRKAGVKESYTKYSKGMVASGLTWDEATLDSYLANPRKVIKKTRMAFPGLKKKAHRDAVIAYLKTMQ, encoded by the coding sequence ATGCGTTTGGCCAAAAAATTGAGTGTGCGGATGGTGATGGGATTGGCCCTGGCGATGGCCCTCGGCAGTGGTGTGGCTCAGGCGGACGAAGTGTCGGTTGGCCAAAAAACCTTCAAGAAAAAGTGTGGCACCTGCCACACCATCGAAGCGGGAGAGAAGGATCGTGTCGGTCCCAACCTTCACGGGGTGTTTGGACGCAAGGCCGGGGTCAAAGAGAGCTATACCAAATATTCCAAGGGAATGGTGGCATCCGGGCTGACCTGGGATGAGGCGACCCTGGACAGCTATTTGGCCAACCCTCGCAAAGTGATCAAAAAGACCCGGATGGCTTTTCCCGGCCTCAAGAAAAAGGCCCATCGGGATGCGGTGATCGCCTATCTGAAAACGATGCAATAA
- a CDS encoding ABC transporter ATP-binding protein: MKPALTIRNLTKRYGRGLTALSGVNLEIETGGLFAILGPNGAGKSTLINIVSQVVHKGEGEVEIFGVSIDREPQRAKMLLGVTPQEIALDPFFSVRDVLHNHSGYYGIRDNGEWIETLIERLDLAHSAHKSSRMLSGGMKRRLTIAKALVHKPKLLILDEPTAGVDVALRHGLWAFVRELHAQGTTVILTTHYLEEAQELADRVAILQDGQVVACDRTEALLESFGNRWFEILLSDSEATFPLEADCEPSDAGVRISGSFTPEHSKTLFQWLADQAHRVADVRIERASLEDVFLHLTRDRKP; encoded by the coding sequence ATGAAACCAGCTCTCACGATCCGAAACCTCACCAAACGCTATGGCCGGGGGCTCACCGCTCTATCAGGGGTGAATCTTGAAATTGAAACCGGGGGACTGTTTGCGATTTTGGGCCCCAACGGTGCCGGTAAATCGACCCTGATCAACATCGTCTCCCAAGTGGTCCACAAGGGGGAGGGAGAGGTGGAAATATTTGGCGTCTCCATCGACCGGGAGCCCCAGCGGGCCAAGATGCTCCTGGGCGTAACCCCCCAGGAGATTGCCCTCGATCCCTTTTTCAGTGTCCGGGACGTGCTCCATAACCACTCCGGCTATTACGGCATTCGGGATAATGGCGAATGGATCGAAACCCTGATCGAGCGCCTGGATCTGGCACACTCCGCCCATAAGAGCAGCCGCATGCTTTCCGGTGGCATGAAGCGACGCCTCACCATCGCCAAGGCCTTGGTGCACAAGCCGAAACTATTGATCCTGGATGAGCCCACCGCTGGGGTCGATGTGGCCTTGCGCCATGGGCTTTGGGCCTTTGTCCGGGAGCTGCACGCCCAGGGGACCACGGTGATTTTGACCACCCACTATCTGGAAGAGGCACAGGAGTTGGCGGATCGGGTGGCGATTTTGCAGGATGGCCAGGTGGTGGCGTGTGATCGCACCGAGGCGCTTTTGGAATCTTTTGGTAACCGCTGGTTTGAAATTCTTCTCTCTGACAGCGAAGCGACCTTCCCCTTGGAAGCCGATTGTGAACCCAGTGACGCGGGGGTGCGGATTTCCGGCTCGTTCACCCCGGAGCACTCCAAGACTCTTTTTCAGTGGTTGGCCGACCAGGCCCACCGGGTGGCGGATGTGCGGATTGAGCGGGCGAGCCTGGAAGATGTCTTTTTGCATCTGACCCGGGATCGAAAACCATGA
- a CDS encoding ABC transporter permease, with the protein MMNWYGTWSFFRRESRRFLKVWMQTVGAPLISSLLYFAVFGGILGERIGTTDGVDYLAFLVPGLAAMGMLQHSYQNSSSSMVQMKYLGMLPADFLALPLTSFQLVLAFTGAAVARGLLVGSVILLVSRFFVPFGLAHPLLLLFASVSLSAIFGIFGLLVGVWGRNYDDVATVGNFLLTPMIYLGGVFFSLSMLPQSWHVVALGNPVFYLVDLFRYALIDVSQSDPGVAVAAVGGFVVAFFMVAVGVIQRGYRIKS; encoded by the coding sequence ATGATGAACTGGTACGGCACCTGGTCTTTTTTCCGCAGGGAGTCCCGCCGATTTTTAAAGGTGTGGATGCAGACCGTGGGGGCGCCGCTCATCTCCTCTCTGCTCTATTTTGCGGTCTTTGGCGGGATTTTGGGGGAGCGGATCGGCACCACGGACGGGGTGGATTATCTGGCCTTTTTGGTGCCGGGGCTGGCGGCGATGGGGATGTTGCAGCACAGCTATCAAAACAGCAGCTCCTCCATGGTGCAGATGAAATATTTGGGGATGCTGCCAGCGGATTTTTTGGCCCTGCCCCTGACCTCTTTTCAGCTGGTTTTGGCTTTCACCGGTGCGGCGGTGGCCCGGGGACTTTTGGTGGGGAGCGTGATTTTGCTGGTTTCACGGTTTTTCGTCCCCTTTGGTCTGGCCCACCCCCTGCTCCTGCTTTTTGCTTCGGTCTCTCTGTCGGCGATCTTCGGTATTTTTGGTCTGCTGGTGGGGGTTTGGGGGCGCAACTATGACGATGTGGCGACGGTGGGTAATTTTTTGCTGACCCCCATGATCTACCTGGGAGGGGTTTTCTTCTCCCTCTCCATGTTGCCCCAGAGTTGGCATGTGGTGGCCCTGGGCAATCCGGTTTTTTATCTGGTGGATCTCTTTCGCTACGCCCTGATTGATGTTTCCCAGAGTGACCCTGGCGTGGCGGTAGCGGCTGTTGGGGGATTTGTGGTGGCTTTTTTTATGGTGGCGGTGGGGGTGATTCAGCGGGGATATCGGATTAAGAGCTGA
- a CDS encoding glycine zipper family protein, translating into MKKFFATTFCAALLFASAPASASSLGSVISGPVDGVITGALVGSVFGPDDEHRLENAAIGAAVGLIVGYTVTETTTQPHRPRPQHRPVIHHTPPPPPRVVHVVHHHHVHKKQRSRW; encoded by the coding sequence ATGAAAAAGTTTTTTGCCACCACCTTTTGCGCCGCACTGCTCTTTGCTTCAGCCCCAGCCAGCGCTTCCAGCCTGGGGAGCGTGATATCCGGTCCCGTGGATGGGGTCATCACCGGCGCTTTGGTGGGTTCGGTATTTGGCCCTGACGACGAACATCGCCTGGAAAATGCCGCCATCGGTGCTGCTGTGGGGCTCATCGTCGGCTACACCGTGACAGAAACCACCACCCAGCCCCACAGGCCCCGGCCCCAACATCGCCCGGTGATCCATCACACCCCCCCGCCCCCACCCCGGGTAGTCCATGTGGTGCACCATCATCATGTTCATAAAAAACAGCGCAGCCGCTGGTAA
- a CDS encoding PilZ domain-containing protein — protein MEQHREFDRLRHDKVLVLELGGERRLKGWSRDVSLGGVFLEVEGSVFGVCVGDEGILRMMSGKDAMQFPCRVIRVAKNGLALSITEHQAQFGMSISHDIYHKMKNNLDQQSS, from the coding sequence ATGGAACAGCATCGTGAGTTCGATCGTCTTCGCCACGACAAAGTGCTGGTGTTGGAGCTTGGTGGAGAGCGCCGACTGAAAGGGTGGAGCCGGGATGTCTCCCTGGGAGGGGTCTTCCTGGAGGTGGAAGGTTCTGTGTTTGGCGTTTGTGTTGGTGATGAGGGGATTTTGCGTATGATGTCCGGCAAGGATGCCATGCAGTTTCCTTGTCGGGTGATCCGGGTGGCCAAAAATGGGTTGGCACTCTCCATCACCGAGCATCAGGCCCAGTTCGGCATGTCCATTTCCCACGATATCTACCATAAGATGAAGAACAACCTGGATCAGCAGTCTTCGTGA
- a CDS encoding IS1 family transposase, translating into MSPNCPKCQEGHTVKNGRLHGRQRYKCQGCGYQFTRMTPRGRPASEKMLAGLLYQNGFSMSAIARLLGLSTPTVLKWVRQQPELAASRQKTNRNNKIIPLAELCEHLGSSDATAHSGRVLVSIPVQAAIGDMAVVINPTPPA; encoded by the coding sequence ATGTCGCCAAACTGTCCCAAATGCCAGGAAGGTCATACCGTAAAAAATGGCCGCCTACATGGCAGACAGCGCTACAAGTGTCAGGGCTGTGGTTACCAATTCACCCGCATGACCCCCCGGGGTCGCCCAGCCTCTGAAAAAATGTTGGCAGGGCTCCTGTATCAAAACGGCTTCTCCATGAGCGCCATTGCCCGCCTGCTGGGACTCTCCACCCCCACGGTACTCAAGTGGGTCCGTCAGCAGCCCGAGTTGGCTGCCAGTCGGCAAAAAACCAACCGCAACAATAAAATCATCCCCCTGGCAGAGCTGTGTGAACACCTGGGCAGCAGCGATGCCACCGCCCACTCCGGTCGCGTGCTGGTTTCCATCCCGGTCCAGGCGGCGATTGGCGATATGGCGGTGGTGATCAATCCCACACCGCCAGCCTGA
- a CDS encoding response regulator, translating into MIRVLIVDDDADLRDSLCTSLNNRGFSAEQAESGPVAEKMVTANPYDMVLLDLIMPLQDGIETLSNLKKIRPHLKVIMLTAFATIDNAVFAIKKGAHDYISKPFQLDNLILTIHRVREEARFEEEVRIGDLDQTLVALSNPTRRKVVELLSSGEPKRLVELAQQLKINDRSKVLFHLKSLKEAEIIDQNRSRAYQLTPTGKNLLTGLKELRKHLASS; encoded by the coding sequence ATGATACGTGTTTTGATTGTGGATGACGATGCCGACCTGCGGGATAGCCTCTGCACTTCCCTGAACAATCGGGGGTTTAGCGCTGAGCAGGCCGAGTCGGGACCGGTGGCTGAAAAAATGGTCACCGCCAACCCCTATGACATGGTGCTCCTCGATCTCATCATGCCCCTCCAGGATGGTATTGAGACCCTTTCCAACCTGAAAAAAATCCGCCCCCATCTGAAGGTGATCATGCTCACCGCCTTCGCCACCATCGACAACGCCGTTTTCGCCATCAAAAAAGGGGCTCATGACTATATTTCCAAGCCCTTTCAGCTGGACAATCTGATTCTCACCATCCACCGGGTCAGGGAGGAAGCCCGGTTTGAGGAGGAGGTGCGTATCGGCGATCTCGATCAAACCCTGGTGGCGCTATCCAATCCCACCCGACGCAAAGTGGTCGAACTCCTGAGCTCCGGGGAGCCCAAACGATTGGTGGAGCTGGCCCAACAGCTCAAGATCAATGATCGTTCCAAGGTATTGTTCCATCTGAAATCCCTGAAGGAGGCGGAAATCATCGACCAAAACCGCTCCCGAGCCTATCAACTGACCCCAACCGGAAAAAATCTCCTCACCGGCCTCAAGGAGTTACGCAAACACCTGGCATCTTCCTGA
- a CDS encoding ABC transporter substrate-binding protein, with amino-acid sequence MKAGRIDNAPMTAYRLLSILAFVWVLTPINLQANQQVTLQLRWHHQFQFAGYYAALWQGYYQDAGLDVTIRPGIEDGKILNAPQEVAEDRAEFGIAATDLLLAYDKGLPLISLAPIFQESALVLLSQPESDLLEPADLTRMRLGLFQRDGVGEAEIKVMLHGAGLDPTEDFPAAILVQDGMEALQKGQVDATAYSSINSDWITWKTGQEPAQMKPAHFGADFYGDTLFTSEKITQQHPELVKRFLAASFKGWRYAHIHHDKISDRIARELPAPFTLSERVHYNRLQIPAVMALTHYPTIPLGYNDLQRWQRLYDKLAAAGVVASTRLPDTFVWDPQREISEGSNRSRNIILAIGLLAFGAVFGSWYLHRRQAARSLAESELRYRLLVETMSQGMISLDEAGLFTFCNTSFIEMLDRPLEEITGRPITDFLTPQSRAWFKEQFAWRKLGGNRQYKIVFVDRSNSEISTLISPQPLFSGDGLFLGSFALITNLTEQLAWEKRLLENEERKDKAQSLAHIGDWEWNLKTNDALLSKEAYRIFGLEPDCYPFTYQMFISRIHPGDQERVENAIKQAIKESTPFQENFRLNPFKGRQRHIVAIARLEQDSRGEHTFMIGTIHDTTEQEELENRLRASRWMFSLGRMAIGLAHEVNNPLTSASINLQELKLALEAPHAHSAKPSHYLEVVERNVHRAAQIVKEAQIQVGHEKMGLSIVDLNEVLESAIFSVGVGLEGVTLKESLEDPIEVMGVFGKLEQVFVNILKNALEAMPEGGTLFISSRKEGPGCVVAIRDSGEGMDEKTLEEAMEPFFTTKPPGKGTGLGLWISYGILVQYEGHLALSSTPGEGTEVTVRLPLAQENSK; translated from the coding sequence ATGAAGGCGGGAAGGATCGATAATGCCCCCATGACGGCTTATCGGCTATTATCCATTCTGGCGTTTGTGTGGGTATTAACCCCCATAAATCTCCAGGCAAACCAGCAGGTTACCCTGCAACTCCGCTGGCACCACCAGTTCCAGTTTGCCGGGTATTATGCCGCCTTGTGGCAGGGATATTACCAGGACGCCGGGCTTGATGTGACCATCCGGCCTGGGATTGAGGATGGAAAAATCCTCAACGCCCCCCAGGAGGTAGCTGAAGATCGGGCGGAATTCGGCATCGCCGCTACCGATCTACTGCTGGCCTATGATAAAGGCCTGCCGTTGATCTCCCTGGCCCCCATCTTTCAGGAAAGCGCCCTGGTGCTGCTTTCCCAGCCTGAATCCGACCTGCTGGAACCGGCTGATTTAACCCGGATGCGACTGGGCCTCTTCCAACGAGATGGCGTGGGAGAAGCGGAAATCAAGGTGATGCTGCACGGGGCAGGACTCGATCCGACAGAGGATTTTCCGGCGGCAATTCTGGTCCAGGATGGAATGGAGGCACTCCAAAAAGGCCAAGTGGATGCCACCGCCTACTCTTCCATCAATAGCGACTGGATCACCTGGAAAACCGGCCAGGAACCCGCTCAGATGAAACCCGCTCACTTTGGTGCGGACTTTTACGGCGACACCCTTTTCACCTCGGAAAAAATCACCCAACAACACCCCGAACTCGTCAAACGCTTTCTGGCCGCCAGCTTCAAGGGGTGGCGCTATGCCCACATCCATCACGATAAAATTTCTGATCGGATCGCCCGGGAACTGCCTGCGCCATTCACCCTCAGCGAAAGAGTGCACTACAATCGACTGCAAATCCCCGCCGTCATGGCACTGACCCATTATCCGACCATCCCCCTGGGTTATAACGATCTCCAACGCTGGCAGCGCCTCTACGACAAACTGGCCGCAGCCGGGGTGGTGGCATCAACACGCCTCCCGGACACCTTTGTTTGGGATCCCCAACGGGAGATTTCGGAAGGGAGCAACCGTTCCCGAAACATCATCCTGGCCATTGGGCTTCTGGCCTTTGGTGCGGTGTTCGGCTCCTGGTATCTCCACCGCAGACAGGCCGCCAGGAGCCTTGCTGAAAGCGAACTGCGTTATCGGCTCCTGGTGGAAACCATGTCCCAGGGGATGATTTCCCTGGATGAAGCGGGCCTTTTTACCTTTTGCAACACCTCATTCATCGAAATGCTGGACCGCCCCCTGGAGGAGATCACCGGGCGACCCATCACCGACTTTCTCACCCCCCAATCCCGGGCTTGGTTCAAGGAGCAGTTTGCCTGGCGCAAATTGGGTGGCAATCGCCAATATAAAATTGTATTCGTGGATAGATCCAATTCCGAAATATCCACCCTCATCTCCCCTCAGCCCCTCTTTTCCGGGGATGGGCTTTTTTTAGGCTCCTTCGCCCTGATCACCAACCTGACCGAACAGCTCGCCTGGGAAAAGCGGCTACTGGAAAACGAAGAGAGAAAAGACAAGGCGCAAAGCTTGGCCCACATCGGTGACTGGGAATGGAACCTCAAAACCAACGATGCCCTGCTCTCCAAGGAGGCCTACCGTATTTTTGGCCTGGAGCCTGATTGCTACCCCTTCACCTACCAAATGTTTATCAGCCGCATCCACCCCGGAGATCAGGAACGGGTGGAGAACGCCATCAAACAGGCCATCAAGGAGAGCACGCCTTTTCAGGAAAACTTCCGCTTGAATCCTTTTAAGGGGCGGCAGCGGCACATCGTCGCCATCGCCCGGCTTGAACAAGACAGCCGGGGCGAGCACACCTTCATGATCGGCACCATTCACGACACCACCGAACAGGAAGAACTGGAAAACCGCCTCCGAGCCTCTCGCTGGATGTTTTCCCTGGGACGCATGGCCATTGGCCTGGCCCACGAGGTCAACAACCCCCTCACCAGCGCCTCCATCAATCTTCAGGAGCTGAAACTGGCCCTGGAGGCCCCCCACGCCCACTCCGCCAAGCCCAGCCACTATCTGGAGGTGGTGGAACGCAACGTCCATCGCGCCGCCCAAATCGTCAAGGAAGCCCAGATCCAGGTCGGCCACGAAAAAATGGGGCTTTCCATCGTCGATCTCAACGAAGTTCTGGAATCCGCCATTTTTTCAGTGGGTGTCGGTCTGGAAGGGGTTACCCTCAAGGAATCTTTGGAGGATCCGATTGAGGTGATGGGGGTTTTTGGCAAGCTGGAGCAGGTGTTCGTCAATATCCTTAAAAATGCTCTGGAAGCGATGCCTGAAGGGGGAACGCTTTTCATCTCTTCCCGAAAGGAGGGGCCGGGTTGCGTCGTGGCCATCCGGGATAGTGGTGAGGGGATGGATGAAAAAACCCTCGAAGAGGCGATGGAGCCTTTTTTTACCACCAAACCACCCGGCAAGGGGACCGGTCTCGGGCTCTGGATCAGCTATGGCATTCTGGTTCAATATGAAGGCCATCTGGCGCTATCAAGCACTCCGGGAGAGGGAACCGAGGTAACCGTACGACTACCATTGGCTCAGGAGAACAGCAAATGA
- a CDS encoding chemotaxis protein CheV, which yields MAPDQLFDEVEKRANLALSNEMEMLTFYLNDKQLYGLNVFKIIEIFETPKTITRIPYCHPTIKGAIDFRGSAINLIDIGEYLGMPPVDFKNEISYVMICEYSRTTQGFLVTQPNVLITKGWDDIIKPDGAIYDSSCLTAITYHDEVMVQMLDVEKILGEIVGIDIQISDELVEKGKEIVTDAHHILAVDDSKAACSLIRDVLDQMGIRHTVVDNAPRALEILEGSIGADGKSSFTMVFTDIEMPVMDGFTFTRKVRANHKLDHVHLVVNSSLSNRSNQLKAEQMGANDFVPKFTPDNMAKIVLEQVEKANVNG from the coding sequence ATGGCGCCAGATCAACTATTCGACGAGGTGGAAAAACGGGCCAATCTGGCCTTGAGCAATGAGATGGAGATGCTGACGTTCTACCTGAACGACAAGCAGCTCTATGGCCTCAATGTGTTTAAGATTATCGAAATTTTCGAGACCCCCAAAACCATCACCCGGATTCCCTATTGCCACCCCACCATCAAGGGGGCTATCGACTTTCGGGGCAGTGCCATCAACCTGATCGATATTGGGGAATATCTGGGGATGCCCCCGGTGGATTTCAAAAATGAAATCAGCTATGTGATGATTTGTGAATATAGCCGGACCACACAGGGGTTTCTCGTCACCCAGCCCAACGTGCTGATCACCAAGGGATGGGATGACATCATCAAGCCTGATGGTGCCATCTACGACAGCAGCTGCCTCACCGCCATCACTTATCACGATGAGGTGATGGTGCAGATGCTGGATGTGGAAAAAATATTGGGGGAGATCGTCGGTATCGATATCCAGATTTCCGACGAACTGGTGGAAAAAGGCAAGGAGATCGTCACCGATGCCCACCACATTCTGGCAGTGGATGACTCCAAGGCGGCCTGTTCGTTGATTCGGGATGTGTTGGACCAGATGGGCATCCGTCACACCGTCGTGGACAATGCCCCCCGAGCCCTGGAAATTTTGGAGGGTTCCATCGGTGCCGATGGCAAAAGCAGCTTTACGATGGTGTTTACCGATATTGAAATGCCGGTGATGGACGGTTTCACCTTTACCCGCAAGGTTCGGGCAAACCACAAGCTCGACCACGTCCATCTGGTCGTTAACAGCTCTCTTTCCAATCGATCCAATCAGTTGAAGGCCGAACAGATGGGGGCCAACGATTTTGTCCCCAAATTTACCCCCGACAACATGGCCAAGATTGTTCTTGAGCAGGTGGAAAAGGCCAATGTGAACGGCTGA
- a CDS encoding response regulator, whose protein sequence is MTATPKKPRVLIVDDVPSNVKALAVVLKGNYQVVMAANGPDALEAAAKGNVDLILLDVVMPDMDGYEVCERLKANPETAQIPVIFVTGRREAPDVERGLALGAADYLSKPVDPSTLQGLVEISLAGVGKPLP, encoded by the coding sequence ATGACTGCAACCCCAAAAAAACCCCGAGTACTCATCGTTGATGATGTCCCCAGCAACGTCAAAGCCCTGGCTGTTGTTCTAAAAGGGAACTACCAGGTGGTGATGGCTGCCAATGGTCCGGATGCCCTGGAGGCCGCTGCCAAGGGAAATGTGGACCTCATTCTGCTGGATGTGGTGATGCCGGATATGGATGGTTATGAGGTGTGCGAACGGTTGAAAGCAAACCCCGAAACAGCCCAAATTCCGGTGATTTTTGTCACGGGTCGCCGGGAAGCCCCAGACGTGGAACGGGGCTTGGCATTGGGAGCGGCGGATTATCTCAGCAAGCCGGTGGATCCCTCCACCCTCCAAGGCTTGGTGGAAATTTCCCTGGCTGGCGTTGGCAAGCCGCTCCCCTGA